A window of Pusillimonas sp. DMV24BSW_D genomic DNA:
CCCTCCGCAAGTATTGATGGGGTGCATTAAGAGCCTGAGTTGCTGGCTTCATGTCTGCAGTTAGCTCATCCAGCTCCTCAGAGGGCTCCCATGGAAAGTCCAACGTGACACCGAACTGGACTTGCCCATCCGGATCCACGGAGACGCCAAACCATTGTGCTGCCCGTTGCTTGTACTTGCGCTTGGCACAATGGGTCTTCAGCACGGTCATGGCTTCGGGGGTTGCTACTGGATTGCAATGAAAGCTGACGCCGCATGGTGGTGTGCTGGATGCCAGCGTCACGTCGTGCCGTTTCCCGACGAGCTGTGTGTTCCGCGTGATGATCTCGAGTATGCGATCGACGTTTCTACATGAATCTTCGCTCATCGAGAGCAAATGAAATCCGAGCTCAAGAACTGCCGGATCCGGCCTTGCTTCTATCTCTTTGATGAGGCCCTCGTAGCGGGTTCCGCGCATCTTCGTAAGGATGCCCTCAGGCGTATCGTCTCCAAGCTGGTTATCCCTGCGAACCATCATCGCCGCGTCCAGGTCTTGCGCGATGGAGTCATCGAGCATGACGCAGTTGTACTTCTCATCTAACCATAGGTTCTGCTTCAGGTGATAGCCGAGCACGGTCAGTTCGTGCCCGCTCATCAGCTTGTCCGAGGCAGCCACACGCAGCTTCACATAGCTCAGAAGTCGCAACGGTGACGCCAGCATCTCCGTCAGAGTATCGAGAAGGAACACGTCCAGCACAAACGGAGGCCGGATAACATCTGTGGTTTGGAACTTCAGTGATTGGCTCGACTGAAACGCCAGTGCTGGATAGTGTTCCGAAACTAGGCTGAATAGGAAGACCTCTTTAATACTTGCAGGAAGCTCAACTTCGTTGCTTTCATCGTCCACCAACCGACAACCACCTGCAAGCATCTCGTTGGCGCACACCCAGCCCTGGTCGTAGGAATCTTGGATGGCAGCAACGAAGTCTGTCTTCAGTTGATTGTCGTTCCCCTTACGCGCCGCGATCGTCAGTTTCTTCGCCTTGGCCTGCACGATGATGAGCCGGTCTCCGTAGATAACTAAAACATCAGCCTCCCCCACGATGTCCTTGCCACGATGCAAGTTCACATTCACATGAACGTGTTTGCGGCCGAAAACCTCGGCCAGCCGACGCGCGGCGAACTGCTCAGTGAAGGCGCCGCGATGCTTGGCGGCCTGCGGGCGGTAGGGCTTATCGTCCCACATCCAGAAAAACGGAGACTCGTACAGAGCCTCGTATATGGCGTAGTGTAAAAAAAGGAGCACTGTCCCCCGGTCAGTCGGAAGCAAGGGGAAAGCAGCGACCTCATTGAAGTCTCCCACCTCCTTGAACGCGGCGTTGTCCCCTTTAAAGAGGAAGGCACAGAAGAACGCTCGGACTATGTCTTGAGCAACTCCGCTATGAAGCGCCACTTCATCCAGCGAAAACTCGAATGCGGGCAACCATGTTTCAGGCTGGGCCTTGGCTGCTCTGGCGTCCGCAAAGAGTTGCGTCCCCTTTTCGTCCATCAACGCGCACATCGTCTTCGCGATGACCCTCGCTTGGCCAGAAGTAAAACCTTTGGCCTGGAGCATCCAGTCGTCATCGGCTTCATACTTCTCAGGCACGAAATCTCTATACTGAAAGGCGTAGGCTGATTCGGTGCCGTAGAAGATGGGCTCTCGCATTCCAGGACCGCGCCACGGATCCGGTGGCTTTTTCCCTGCCTTCACCGCCTCGAACATAGCCGCAAACATCGGATAGGACATTGCGTCATGCAGCTCCTTCATGAGGGAGTCGGTGCGCATGACGTAGTCCTCGACCACATCAGACGGCTGCTGGGATAGGTTCAAAGGTTTCTTGGCCATTAAGCCAATCAGAGTCGTCAATTCTGTCCGATTCAGCCGCTCACTGCTGAACAACTGGTCCATATCGGATGGCTCCAGCTTGCCCTTGATGTGGATGACGTTGTCGCGATGACAGATGTGCGCAATCGCATGAACGTACCCGGGCGAAGCGGCTAGCGTGGCCAGATCCTCAAGAATCTGGGATTCTTCCCTCGGCTTCTCCATGGCCCTCCCTTTTAAGTGTGCAATCTGCTGCCGTACTTTTACGTCGCCCGACCGGGGTAAACACCGCGATGCCAGGTAGGCGTGGTGTTGCCATTTCTTTGTGAGCTCTGAAACAATATGATACGCTCCAGCCCATGTAAAGAAGAACAGTCGGGGTAGTCTAATGGCAAGTGTAATGCGTACATTCCTGATTGCTAGAACGAAAAATAACGAATTGCTGTACGGCCATTCCATCGTCTGGGAGCTTTCGGGGCTGGACTACGTCATCGACACCTGGAGGAAATGCCAACTGGGTGAAATTTCAATCTACTTCAAGGATCTGCAAGATGGGGCCGAGGTGAATGCCGCATTGAAGGAAGGCATTTTTAATCTTGCTCCGGAACTCGATATTTGTATTTCCCTAGATTTGCCGGAGTCAGAAACTTTCTTCATAGAGAAAAGCTACGACGAAGAAAACTTCAATCCACTCTCAGGCCTTTGCTCTTTTGCGACGGTATACTTTCGTGAGCTTTCAGCAGATAGCGGAGATCTGGCCGATGTCCCGCGTCGTTACAAAGAAGCATTTGAAAGAATCAAAGACGACTTCCATATCGACATACTGGCGAAGCCGCATCTGTTGGGTAGTTTCACAGTGTTCCGCCCCACTAGAATCGAGGAAGAATTCAAAGGTTTTCAAAGCGATACCGCGGCGGGTTATAGGATACGTCTCCTCGATTATTTCCAGTTATATGAAGGAGCTAAGGTATGCCTAACGGCTGTCGCGGGGCATGACACTCACACAACGGAACTGACGCTGGACGATGACCTGCACGTCATAGATTGTGGATTTGTACCTGATCGACATGTAACAACTATAGAGCTGAATGGACAGATCATCTATCGATCCAGTTTTTCTTTAGTGAAACACATCAACTTTACAGCGCATGTAGTGGAAGAAAAGCAAGTGCGAATCGGCGACAAGGTGATAGTCCAGAAAAGATCGTCGGAGGACCGCTTTGATGTCTAAATGGGCGGAACGAAGGCGCACGATCCATGCGGAGTCAGACTACGATCCCCTGACGTCGATTCCCATGCTTGAAGAAGGACTGTTCGACGAAACCTTGGCAAGAAAGCGTATTACCGATGCTTTCGATGCCGCCCATTCGCGGAATATCGTCATCCTCGACCCTTACCTGCTGTCTTCGGATATTGCTTTGATTCTTGAGCTTTTTGCAACCCAGGCAGACAGGAACATTACCGTGATCACGCATCTGAACCGGATCAAGGGGGAGAATGGCAAATCACCGCCTAAGTTGGAAGAGGCTAGGCGCCTGGAGGCTATTGTTAGCGAATTGAACCAGAAAGGTATTTTCAGTTCATTCGAAATCATAGTCACTAAGTTCGATTTTCATGATCGGTTCTTTTTCTGTACGGACGAAGATAAAGACGGTGTACTGCTCGCCTCAGGTGGTTCATTGAGCATGTTGCTCAAAAGTTACTCTGGACTAATTAGAATCAACAACAGGACGTTCAGGCGCATGATTGCGAAGTTCGTTCAGCTCGCCCAATCCGATGGCTGGGGCTTGCCGCAATACATACAGGAAAACCATGGACCTCGAACAGCTAAAGGAATGCGTCAAGTCGGGACGTCATATCAGGAAGGACGCCCAGGTCCGATTGCCGCGCGAGGATGAGGTCAAGATTTATATCTACATTGACCTAATCAAGTACGGTGTCATCTATGAAGCAGGGTATTGGCTCGATTCCGATTTCGCCAAAGCTTTTAAGTCCTTGTCCATTGAGACCAAGGCCGAGCTTGCCGAAATAGATGGAAACTTGGTACTGCCGGCCGCCTTACTTACCGAACTTTATCAACTGGACTACCCGGCATGGACCAATAGCGGGAACGCCATGATCAAGGAAATGGTCCTGGCATCGGCTATCGTGGACAACAGACTGGACCTGATCGACAAAGATGATTACTGGGCGCTTTACCGGTACTTCGTTAACACGCGTCTAGAGTTGACCAGTCTAAGCGACTTCTCAAACCCGCTGTTCGTGAAATTCATGCTGGACAAACTGATCACGGAAAAACGGGTCATTTTTACCTGGATCGTTCAAAACCTGATATCCATGATCCGGGCTTCGTCTCTGCGTCCGGCCGAGCATGAGAAATTCTTCGTGGAGCTGTTTAAGGAAAGCCAGTACGTCCAGGGTGAGCGCGCAGACCTTTTTCTAGAAGCAGTGGAAAAGCATCCACGCTTATTCTGCTTACTTATTAAAGACCGATTGTCGATAGATCCCTTCAGCAAGCAGACCAATTACTCGCAATGGTTACGAGACAGTGAAAAGTTCTTGTATTTGGGTAAACTGCGCACGATCAAGGGGGTCGACACCACGGCTGGCGTGGCGGATTTTGATCGCCGATTGATACTGTACAAAGATATGAACCGGTGTCCGCGAGGGCTGGGAAGGTTTTCGTAAGCTCGTAAGCTTTACCTGGCACTTAGCCTCAATAGTTTAGCTAAGCGGCTGCTTCTGGCCGTTTGCAGGCGAAGAAAGTTGTTTAGTAGCAGGGGAAACTGGTGTTTTCAGATTTTTTGATTAATAGTGAGAAAACTTCCGGAAATTTTTATTAATTGTGAGAATCGACATGATGGTTTATTGAGGTGTTTTTGTTTGAGTCGGGCTGCCTTTTGGGGTGGCCGGGCGGCGGGGCCATCGCACGGCCCCTGCGGGGCTTCCCGTTGGTTGCGCCTGCGGGTGGATTGTTATAGATCTTAGTTTAGTGGGTTGAGTGTATGCACGAAATCGAGAAAGCCTGGAGCTAGCAGGCGAGGACATGGAAATGGTAAAAATGACAAGATTCAATACTGGGCAAGTGGGTGAGTTCTCCGTGGCGGCAGCGCTTGCTAGGCATGGTTTCACGGTAGCCCTGCCTTCCGGTAACGCCCCAAACTGAGTCGAGCCGGGAAAGAAGGGCCCCAAAGGGTTAGATGGTTAATTTTGAAGAGCAGGCCACTTATATTCTAATTTCACCACGGACATTGACTTCGATGCCAATCTAGAACCTCAGGGTTTGCTCGGTCGGACTTTTCTTTAGGTTGGCGAAGAGAGGCGCCATCCAATTTTCCGTAACTCGTACTTGCTAGTTCAGGTGAAACTCGTACGGTCATTGTTTCGGAATCAACGGCGATTAGCCCTAAGTCAAACAAAGTATGGATGTCTGCTCGTAACAGTAGGCCATTAGATACAACGTTGGTGTGATCACCTTTATAGGGGTGGATGTGTGCTGCCTCGAGCACTGCAGATAGATTACAGCCCGTAACGGCACAGGTATTGTCATAGGCTACTAGCAGAGCTTTGCGGAATGTTGGTTGACCCCTGCGCCGAATAATATCTGTGGAGATGCGTTGCCTGGCGTCATTTACGTTTATAGGATCAAAAGCGATTGCTCTTTCTGCATTCTTTTCTGCGGTTATTAACGCATTATCGATAGGATTCGAGACCTGTCTTATTGATACACCAAATCGATTCCCTGAAGATGCATCGGCATAAATTTCCCAGACACCGTGTTGAGCAGGGTCGTAGAGTTCAAAGGTGCTTTTCCCAATTTTGAATAGCTTGTCATAGCGGCTATCTTGATCTGTTCTTCGCGGTTTTCTGTTTTGTAAGTAACCTGTTCGAGCAGGGGAGTTAACCGACAACATATAAAGATCGGTTAGGTTCTTTGAGTTGTACTCAGGGTGGTGAGCGAGGATCCAGTCTTCGACCTGTTTTCGGCCAGCGATACCGCCAAGTTGATTCACAGCATCAAGAGCCTTTTCCCAGGTGCGACTTTCTTTTTCGCTATTCACGTCTATTTGTTTTTGGAGAGCATCGCCCTGAATGATCTCGATCAGCTTCGCTTTTATGGCCGTACCGACATTTACGGCAGGTTTGAGGCCAGGTATCCAGGGTAGGCCTAATTCATCAAGTACCGCAGAGATGTTCTGCATTCTGTACTCGAATGCCTTCGCCGAGCGTTCAAATCGCGAAGCTAAATCTTCATAGAAGTGCTTTTTGGAGTAGGTAACTCCAGCTTCTTGCATCTTTGCCATTTGGCGATATGCGTCTACAGCGGCAAGAAGCTCTTCTTCGCTCCAGTCTTTAGCCATGCTCCACCCCCTTGAATACTTATTTGCCTTAGAAGAAACTGAATTGTTCAAGCTTTTATGGCGGATGTTACTAGAAAATATTGGGTGGAGCCGACTCGGCTTATTCGTATTGTGAATCGGCCAGGGTTTTCTAGACAGCTACGTCCCCTACAGCTGGACTAACCAGCCAATTTGTCGGCCGCACCCTGTAGTCCGCTAAGGATACTGTTCGCTACATGTTCAGGAAATTTCTCGGGCAGCATTGCACGAACCGAGCGCACGACTTCCGGCGTCTTTTCCACCATATCGCCGAGCACTACTTCGGCACCACGGCCATCCGGCGCCACGATGCCATGCTCTTTCCCCACAGCCAGCCAATGTCGGCGCACAATATCCCGCATGACCCAGTGCGTGTTCTTTGAGCGCACCGCCATGGCCATCTTGGCCTTAAATGGGGATAATTGGTTCGCGCCTCTTCCTATAACAGGATAAGCAGAGAGCACGTCGTACAGCGGAGTGAGTTCGTAGGTGCCGCCAGGGCGCAGGAAAATGCTGAAGTTCTTCGCATGGCCATCGGTGGCGCGAAGCATCCAAAAAAGGACTTGGGCCTGGAAGAACGTACGGCGATCACGGTCTGGGTCTCTGGATGTGGCCAGCAGTTTCATAATGGTGCGCACGCCGGGGCCGCCGTCCGATTCGTACTTCAGGTGTGGCGGGGTTCCCGTTGCCTGGCACATGTCTTCCTGCGGTAGTCGAAGAAGCCATCTTTTGCCTTCTTCGTTTTCCCACCACATACGGTCGAAGCGCTCGACTGCAAGTACTTTCATGTCCTCGAACTGAAGGATTTGCGTAGAGGCTACCGGTACACCATATGCGTGCAGAATTTTCGAGCATAGCCATTCGTTCTCAATCGAATCGTTCATGTCGAACTTAAGGTTGCCGACCAGGCCCAGCGGCAGTTTCAAAATATGTGTAGTGGGTGTCGCGCCATGTGGCAGACACCATTGGTTATTGAGCCACGACAGGGCTGTTTTTTCCTGCGCACCCGCGATGGAAATCCGAAAGTCAACATCATCATTGTCTCGGTTGATTTTTGACGCCGGCGCTAGGGTGTTGCGCAGTATTTGAGCCACCTCGGCATCGTTCAGCGGGGTTGCCGTCACTTCTTGAACGCTTTCGGGGGGCGCGCTGTTGGGGAGTACCTGCAACGCACCCACGCAATCCCGTCCAATCTCTGCCAGCAGCGCGAACGCTTCCGTTGAGCTTGTCTGAAACCGGCGTGCGACGCGTTCGCGGATAGCTTTGCTGTCTGGAAGCAGATTCTCGAAGTAGGCGCGTACGGCATCGCCACGATGCGGTTGGTTGCCCGGCGTAAAGGGCAATGACAGGGACAGCGGCCGGCCTTGGCTGGCGTTCACCCAGTTGTCGTCGTACTGCAATATTTCGCCAACGTGGGGCCGCACACGCCACGTGCCGACGAAAGCGCCGTTCATCCAAAGGTAAAGAGTCTGTGTGTGAGAGCGTCGACCCATGACTTACCAGTTCGGGTCGGTTGGCGGCTTTGGCGTGGAGGAGTCGCTACCCTGGCGCAGTACCAGTTCCACACCCAGGATGCTTAGAAGCGCCAGCAGTCGGTCGGCGCTGACTTTTTCCGCGTTGCGCTCTAAGGCAGAGAGTGTTTGTTGCGTGACACCCAGGCGCATGGCCACGGCGGACTGGGTTAGGCCAGCTTGTTTGCG
This region includes:
- a CDS encoding SEC-C metal-binding domain-containing protein, producing MEKPREESQILEDLATLAASPGYVHAIAHICHRDNVIHIKGKLEPSDMDQLFSSERLNRTELTTLIGLMAKKPLNLSQQPSDVVEDYVMRTDSLMKELHDAMSYPMFAAMFEAVKAGKKPPDPWRGPGMREPIFYGTESAYAFQYRDFVPEKYEADDDWMLQAKGFTSGQARVIAKTMCALMDEKGTQLFADARAAKAQPETWLPAFEFSLDEVALHSGVAQDIVRAFFCAFLFKGDNAAFKEVGDFNEVAAFPLLPTDRGTVLLFLHYAIYEALYESPFFWMWDDKPYRPQAAKHRGAFTEQFAARRLAEVFGRKHVHVNVNLHRGKDIVGEADVLVIYGDRLIIVQAKAKKLTIAARKGNDNQLKTDFVAAIQDSYDQGWVCANEMLAGGCRLVDDESNEVELPASIKEVFLFSLVSEHYPALAFQSSQSLKFQTTDVIRPPFVLDVFLLDTLTEMLASPLRLLSYVKLRVAASDKLMSGHELTVLGYHLKQNLWLDEKYNCVMLDDSIAQDLDAAMMVRRDNQLGDDTPEGILTKMRGTRYEGLIKEIEARPDPAVLELGFHLLSMSEDSCRNVDRILEIITRNTQLVGKRHDVTLASSTPPCGVSFHCNPVATPEAMTVLKTHCAKRKYKQRAAQWFGVSVDPDGQVQFGVTLDFPWEPSEELDELTADMKPATQALNAPHQYLRRGGQRKKLGRNEPCHCGSGRKYKKCCLN
- a CDS encoding HNH endonuclease, which codes for MAKDWSEEELLAAVDAYRQMAKMQEAGVTYSKKHFYEDLASRFERSAKAFEYRMQNISAVLDELGLPWIPGLKPAVNVGTAIKAKLIEIIQGDALQKQIDVNSEKESRTWEKALDAVNQLGGIAGRKQVEDWILAHHPEYNSKNLTDLYMLSVNSPARTGYLQNRKPRRTDQDSRYDKLFKIGKSTFELYDPAQHGVWEIYADASSGNRFGVSIRQVSNPIDNALITAEKNAERAIAFDPINVNDARQRISTDIIRRRGQPTFRKALLVAYDNTCAVTGCNLSAVLEAAHIHPYKGDHTNVVSNGLLLRADIHTLFDLGLIAVDSETMTVRVSPELASTSYGKLDGASLRQPKEKSDRANPEVLDWHRSQCPW
- a CDS encoding type II toxin-antitoxin system HipA family toxin, which codes for MGRRSHTQTLYLWMNGAFVGTWRVRPHVGEILQYDDNWVNASQGRPLSLSLPFTPGNQPHRGDAVRAYFENLLPDSKAIRERVARRFQTSSTEAFALLAEIGRDCVGALQVLPNSAPPESVQEVTATPLNDAEVAQILRNTLAPASKINRDNDDVDFRISIAGAQEKTALSWLNNQWCLPHGATPTTHILKLPLGLVGNLKFDMNDSIENEWLCSKILHAYGVPVASTQILQFEDMKVLAVERFDRMWWENEEGKRWLLRLPQEDMCQATGTPPHLKYESDGGPGVRTIMKLLATSRDPDRDRRTFFQAQVLFWMLRATDGHAKNFSIFLRPGGTYELTPLYDVLSAYPVIGRGANQLSPFKAKMAMAVRSKNTHWVMRDIVRRHWLAVGKEHGIVAPDGRGAEVVLGDMVEKTPEVVRSVRAMLPEKFPEHVANSILSGLQGAADKLAG
- a CDS encoding helix-turn-helix domain-containing protein — protein: MADFTIRTAEQLPVLLQAFRKQAGLTQSAVAMRLGVTQQTLSALERNAEKVSADRLLALLSILGVELVLRQGSDSSTPKPPTDPNW